In Thermanaeromonas sp. C210, the genomic stretch TTTTCGCGGGAAAGGCGGACGATCAAGTCCAGTAATTCCCGGACGCCCTCCGGGTCGATACCCAGGGTGGGTTCGTCCAGGATGATGATGCGCGGATCTTTTATGAGAACATCGGCAATGCCCAGGCGCTGCCTCATGCCACGGGAAAACTCCCTTACCCTGCGGTCGCCGTGCTCGGTTAGGCCGACCTGCTCCAGGGCGGAATCAATGCGCCTCCCGCTCTCCTCCGGGGGAATGTGGTTCAGGCGGGCCGTGTAGAGGAGGTTTTCCCTGGCCGTCATATCGTCGTAGAACCCTACGTTATCGGGAAGGTACCCTACTATCCTTTTAACGGCCAGGGGTTGACGGATGGCATCCAGGCCCGCCACCAGGGCCCGCCCGGACGTAGGCTCGGTTAGGCCCAGCAGCATCAGGATAGTGGTAGTCTTGCCCGCACCGTTGGGTCCCAAAAGGCCGAAAATCTCGCCCTCATAGATTTCCAGGTTCAGTCCTTCGACGGCCGTTACCGGTCCATAACGCTTAGTTAAATTCTCCGTAACGATTATAGCCGTACCGGTACCCATGGCTATCGCCGCCCGTATTTATGGAAAATCCACGCCACCCCGCCGATAACACCCACAACAAGCAGGATGGCCACGATGCCCCATAAAGTGGAGGTCTTAACGGTCACCCGGAAGGTAGCCGTAGTGCTGGCCGCAGGCGACTCGGCCGTAATGTTGACCACATAATCCCCGGCAATGGCCTCTTTAGGCGGCTTAAGATAAGCCACCACCTGCCGGGCTTCTCCGGCCGGCAGGACGTCGATGGTGTCCGGTTCAAAGGTCACGGACCACTGGGAAGGGGGGGAAGCGGTGAAGGTAATGTTCTGGATGTCGGAGCTGCCCGTGTTCTTAACCAGCAGAGTAACCGGGCTTTCTCCCCCTGCGGTGGCCTCGGCGTTAAGCCTTTCCGTAGGCGTGGTAATTTCCAGGGTATAGGTACCCGTGATTACCACTTTGAGCACTACCCCGGCCTTGCTGTTGCTGGAAACGGCCTCAATGGGGATTTCATAGGTGCCGGCCTTAACCCCTTGGGGCGGCTTAACGGTCACATCCAGTCCCTGGCTTTCTCCCGGCTTCAAGCTTAAGCTGGCGATTTGCTTGCTGTCGTAGGCCGGGCTAAAGGTTACCTGCCAGCCGGGGGGAGCCTGGGCGTTCAAGCTGTACGAGCGCTCCCGGGCTCCATTGTTGGTGAGGTCGACCCGGAACTGGAAGGTAGTGGTGCTCGTACCGCTCAGCACTGGATACTGGGTGGCCATTTTATCGCTGCCGCTGGGGGCGTCTTTAATAACCATCTGTAGGGAAAGGGTTGCACTGCTCCC encodes the following:
- a CDS encoding ABC transporter ATP-binding protein; translated protein: MGTGTAIIVTENLTKRYGPVTAVEGLNLEIYEGEIFGLLGPNGAGKTTTILMLLGLTEPTSGRALVAGLDAIRQPLAVKRIVGYLPDNVGFYDDMTARENLLYTARLNHIPPEESGRRIDSALEQVGLTEHGDRRVREFSRGMRQRLGIADVLIKDPRIIILDEPTLGIDPEGVRELLDLIVRLSREKGKTILISSHLLHQIQQICDRVGIFVGGRLLAMGPLETLGRQVMSGKPLEIELQVQPQNDEVLSLLASLEGVEEVSSQGPYIRVRCAKGQDVRPPLAGLLAGRGITLLHMRARGYDLDDIYLQYFQGEGRP
- a CDS encoding NEW3 domain-containing protein, giving the protein MARRLGLLILLCSLFWLNFFVILPPVLASNGLSLSTAFPGIEVRPGETVTFPLELRTTGVSKTVELQVVSAPKGWSSSFKGGGMIINQILVAPQEPAKVDLQVEIPQDVKPGTYNCVVRATGGGSSATLSLQMVIKDAPSGSDKMATQYPVLSGTSTTTFQFRVDLTNNGARERSYSLNAQAPPGWQVTFSPAYDSKQIASLSLKPGESQGLDVTVKPPQGVKAGTYEIPIEAVSSNSKAGVVLKVVITGTYTLEITTPTERLNAEATAGGESPVTLLVKNTGSSDIQNITFTASPPSQWSVTFEPDTIDVLPAGEARQVVAYLKPPKEAIAGDYVVNITAESPAASTTATFRVTVKTSTLWGIVAILLVVGVIGGVAWIFHKYGRR